The following coding sequences are from one Comamonas koreensis window:
- the der gene encoding ribosome biogenesis GTPase Der produces the protein MKPVIALVGRPNVGKSTLFNRMTKSRDAIVADFAGLTRDRHYGQGRQGKHEYIVIDTGGFEPDATSGIFKEMAKQTRQAVAEADVVLFVVDVRLGLSAQDHEIAGYLRRLGKPAMLVGNKAEGMKDGGQLAEFYELGLGEVFPVSAAHGQGIRTMIDMALEKLPWLNQDEDAEPEEDESVIKLAVAGRPNVGKSTLINTWLGEERLVAFDMAGTTRDAIAVPFEKNGQKFQLIDTAGLRRKGRVFEAIEKFSVVKTLQAIEGANVVLLLLDATQGVTDQDAHIAGYILESGRAVVLAVNKWDALDDYGRQMLERSIELRLSFLKFAPLHFISAKKRQGLGPLWTSMTQAHKSALCKMPTPVLTRVLLESVQYQTPKKIGPYRPKLRYAHQGGMNPPVIVIHGNSLEHITDAYKRFLEGRFRKEFNLIGTPLRIEFKTSHNPYADKD, from the coding sequence TGACGCGTGATCGCCATTACGGCCAAGGCCGTCAGGGCAAGCACGAATACATCGTGATCGATACCGGTGGTTTCGAGCCCGATGCGACCAGTGGCATTTTCAAGGAAATGGCCAAGCAGACCCGCCAGGCCGTGGCCGAGGCGGATGTGGTGCTGTTCGTGGTCGATGTGCGCCTGGGCCTGTCGGCCCAGGACCATGAGATTGCCGGCTACCTGCGCCGCCTGGGCAAGCCTGCCATGCTGGTGGGCAACAAGGCCGAAGGCATGAAGGACGGCGGCCAGTTGGCCGAGTTCTATGAGCTCGGTCTGGGTGAGGTGTTCCCGGTCTCGGCCGCGCACGGCCAGGGCATCCGCACCATGATCGACATGGCGCTGGAGAAATTGCCTTGGCTCAACCAGGACGAGGATGCAGAGCCCGAAGAAGATGAGAGCGTCATCAAGCTGGCCGTGGCAGGGCGCCCGAATGTGGGCAAGTCCACCTTGATCAATACCTGGCTGGGTGAAGAGCGCCTGGTGGCCTTTGACATGGCCGGTACCACGCGCGATGCGATTGCGGTGCCGTTCGAGAAGAATGGCCAGAAGTTCCAGCTGATCGACACCGCTGGTTTGCGCCGCAAGGGCCGCGTGTTCGAGGCGATCGAGAAGTTCTCGGTGGTCAAGACCTTGCAGGCCATTGAAGGCGCCAACGTGGTGCTGCTGCTGCTCGATGCCACGCAAGGCGTGACCGACCAGGACGCCCACATCGCCGGCTACATTCTGGAGAGCGGTCGCGCCGTGGTGCTGGCCGTCAACAAGTGGGATGCGCTCGATGACTATGGCCGCCAGATGCTGGAGCGCTCGATCGAGCTGCGCCTGTCCTTCCTGAAGTTTGCACCGCTGCACTTCATCTCGGCCAAGAAGCGCCAGGGCCTGGGCCCGCTGTGGACCTCGATGACCCAGGCGCACAAGTCGGCCCTGTGCAAGATGCCGACGCCCGTGCTCACGCGCGTGCTGCTGGAGTCGGTGCAGTACCAGACTCCCAAGAAGATCGGGCCTTACCGCCCCAAGCTGCGCTATGCGCACCAAGGTGGCATGAACCCGCCGGTGATCGTGATCCACGGCAATTCGCTCGAACACATCACCGATGCGTACAAGCGATTCCTGGAAGGGCGTTTCCGCAAGGAATTTAATTTGATCGGCACCCCCTTGCGGATTGAATTCAAGACCTCACATAACCCTTACGCTGACAAAGATTGA
- the hfq gene encoding RNA chaperone Hfq: MSNKGQLLQDPFLNALRREHVPVSIYLVNGIKLQGQIESFDQYVVLLRNTVTQMVYKHAISTIVPGRAVNFSAPDSQDNEASA, from the coding sequence GTGAGCAACAAAGGCCAACTTCTGCAAGATCCCTTCCTCAACGCTCTGCGCCGCGAGCATGTGCCAGTGTCCATCTATTTGGTCAACGGCATCAAGCTCCAAGGCCAGATCGAATCTTTTGACCAGTACGTTGTGCTGCTGCGCAACACCGTCACCCAGATGGTGTACAAGCATGCGATCTCGACCATTGTCCCCGGTCGTGCCGTGAACTTCTCGGCACCTGACTCGCAAGACAACGAAGCTTCAGCCTAA
- the hflX gene encoding GTPase HflX: MLVGVDFGFPHFDSELEELGLLAQTAGLNPVARLVCKRKVPDAALFVGSGKADEIRLVAQTHGATEILFDQALSPAQQRNLERHLQMPVNDRTLLILEIFAQRARSHEGKLQVELAKLQYLSTRLVRRWSHLERQRGGIGTRGGPGETQIELDKRMINDAIKRTKDRLLKVKKQRATQRRQRQRNDTFNVSLVGYTNAGKSTFFNAVVKARAYAADQLFATLDTTTRQMYLESAQRSISISDTVGFIRDLPHGLVNAFEATLQEAVDADLLLHVVDASNPAHPEQIQQVQKVLREIGAENVPQVLVFNKLDAIEPDRRPPALADSYELDGVQVPRFFVSAAKGQGLEAVREHLAQALVARQAALDAGDAWEIAPDADDELLGNAS, translated from the coding sequence ATGCTGGTCGGGGTGGATTTTGGTTTTCCGCACTTCGATTCCGAGCTCGAAGAGCTGGGACTGCTGGCCCAAACGGCTGGCCTGAACCCGGTCGCGCGCCTGGTGTGCAAGCGCAAGGTGCCCGACGCGGCGCTGTTTGTGGGCAGCGGCAAGGCCGATGAGATCCGCCTGGTGGCGCAGACCCATGGTGCCACCGAGATCCTGTTTGACCAGGCGCTCAGCCCGGCCCAGCAGCGCAATCTGGAGCGCCATTTGCAGATGCCGGTCAATGACCGGACCTTGCTGATCCTCGAGATCTTCGCGCAGCGCGCACGCAGCCATGAAGGCAAGCTCCAGGTCGAACTGGCCAAGCTGCAGTACCTCAGCACGCGCCTGGTGCGCCGCTGGTCGCACTTGGAGCGCCAGCGCGGCGGTATCGGCACGCGTGGCGGCCCGGGTGAGACGCAGATCGAGCTGGACAAGCGCATGATCAACGATGCGATCAAGCGCACCAAGGACCGGCTGCTCAAGGTCAAGAAGCAGCGCGCCACGCAGCGCCGCCAGCGCCAGCGCAACGACACTTTCAATGTCTCGTTGGTGGGTTACACCAATGCCGGCAAATCGACCTTCTTCAACGCCGTGGTCAAGGCTCGCGCCTACGCAGCGGACCAGCTGTTTGCGACCTTGGACACGACGACGCGGCAGATGTATTTGGAGTCGGCACAGCGCTCCATCTCCATCTCCGACACGGTCGGGTTTATTCGCGACCTGCCCCACGGGCTGGTCAATGCTTTTGAGGCAACACTCCAAGAAGCAGTCGATGCAGATCTGCTGCTGCATGTGGTCGATGCCTCCAACCCTGCCCACCCGGAACAAATACAACAAGTCCAAAAGGTTCTTCGGGAAATTGGGGCAGAAAACGTGCCGCAGGTTCTGGTATTCAATAAACTGGATGCCATTGAGCCAGACCGGCGGCCACCAGCGCTTGCAGACAGCTATGAGCTCGATGGGGTGCAGGTTCCACGATTCTTTGTCAGCGCAGCCAAGGGGCAGGGGCTGGAGGCCGTGCGCGAGCACCTGGCCCAGGCCCTGGTCGCTCGCCAGGCAGCGCTCGATGCGGGCGATGCTTGGGAGATAGCCCCAGACGCTGATGACGAATTGCTGGGAAATGCCTCCTAG
- the hflK gene encoding FtsH protease activity modulator HflK, with translation MKLHSRFPRLALLPQGLRGMFNLNDPRWGRGDDGKDDSSNAGQEPSRPPYNPPEQNNRPNPQRPGTNGAPDLDELWQDLNKKLGGLFGGGKGGGTGRGSAGQPPEFKGAGVGLGLIVGVAALIWLGTGFFIVQEGQQAVITQFGKYHKTVNAGINWRLPYPIQRHELVYVSQIRSADVGRDSIIKTTGLRESAMLTEDENIVEIKFAVQYRLSDARAWLFESKAPADTVIQVAETAVREVVGKMKMDAALAEERDQIAPRVRELMQVILDRYKIGVEVVGVNLQQGGVRPPEQVQAAFDDVLKAGQERERTKNQAEAYANDVVPRATGTASRLMEEAAAYKARIVAQAQGDAQRFSSIYTEYQKAPVVTRDRLYLETMQQVYSNVTKVVVDSKQGSNLLYLPLDKIMQQTQGGAAAGDAAASSNASTTTAPAPAPSVPDARARDTSRTRDRESR, from the coding sequence ATGAAACTTCATTCACGTTTTCCGCGCCTGGCCTTGCTGCCGCAGGGCCTGCGCGGAATGTTTAACCTGAACGATCCTCGCTGGGGGCGGGGTGACGATGGCAAGGACGACAGCAGCAATGCAGGTCAAGAGCCATCTCGCCCGCCTTACAACCCGCCCGAGCAGAACAACCGGCCCAACCCGCAGCGCCCTGGCACCAACGGTGCCCCGGATCTGGACGAGCTGTGGCAGGACCTGAACAAAAAGCTCGGTGGTTTGTTCGGTGGCGGCAAAGGCGGTGGCACGGGCCGCGGCAGTGCAGGGCAGCCGCCCGAGTTCAAGGGCGCAGGCGTTGGCCTGGGCCTGATCGTCGGCGTTGCCGCACTGATCTGGCTGGGTACCGGCTTTTTCATCGTGCAAGAAGGCCAGCAAGCGGTCATCACGCAGTTCGGCAAGTACCACAAGACCGTCAATGCCGGTATCAACTGGCGCCTGCCGTATCCGATCCAGCGCCATGAGCTGGTCTATGTCTCGCAGATCCGCTCTGCCGATGTGGGCCGCGACAGCATCATCAAGACCACTGGTCTGCGCGAATCGGCGATGCTGACCGAAGACGAGAACATCGTCGAGATCAAGTTCGCCGTGCAGTACCGCCTGAGCGATGCGCGTGCCTGGCTGTTCGAGAGCAAGGCGCCAGCTGACACCGTCATCCAGGTGGCCGAAACCGCCGTGCGTGAGGTGGTGGGCAAGATGAAGATGGATGCGGCACTGGCCGAAGAGCGCGACCAGATTGCGCCCCGCGTGCGTGAGCTGATGCAGGTCATCCTGGATCGCTACAAGATCGGTGTCGAGGTCGTGGGCGTCAATCTGCAGCAAGGCGGCGTGCGCCCGCCAGAGCAGGTGCAGGCGGCATTTGACGACGTGCTCAAGGCCGGGCAGGAGCGTGAGCGCACCAAGAACCAGGCTGAGGCCTATGCCAACGATGTGGTGCCACGCGCCACCGGTACGGCGTCGCGCCTGATGGAAGAAGCTGCCGCTTACAAGGCCCGGATCGTGGCGCAGGCCCAGGGTGATGCCCAGCGCTTCTCGTCAATCTATACCGAGTACCAAAAGGCGCCGGTGGTCACGCGTGACCGTCTGTACCTGGAAACCATGCAACAGGTCTACAGCAATGTGACCAAGGTCGTGGTCGATTCCAAGCAAGGCTCCAACCTGCTGTACCTGCCGCTGGACAAGATCATGCAGCAGACCCAGGGCGGGGCTGCGGCAGGCGATGCTGCTGCCAGCTCGAACGCGTCCACGACCACCGCACCTGCGCCCGCACCGTCGGTGCCCGATGCCCGTGCCCGTGATACCAGCCGTACCCGTGACCGCGAGTCGCGCTAG